A region from the Halosolutus gelatinilyticus genome encodes:
- a CDS encoding energy-coupling factor transporter transmembrane component T family protein, with product MIAYEHDETIAHRLDPRSKLAVQIGFAATALAHTSPRALVALSAVAAVFLAAARLPVWRTLVAYRFALVVVAIAPLLSAATLGSPWIDVDAGLASARAGYRVLLVLLVSAAYVRSTPVRDSRAAIQRTIPGKPGQVLGVGVALVFRFLPVLRADFRTIRDAMAARLGTERSAVDRAGTIGAIGLSRAFDRADRLALALQARCFAWNPTLPALWFGPLDYLAVALGIALALSALL from the coding sequence GATAGCGTACGAGCACGACGAGACGATCGCTCACCGCCTCGACCCCCGATCAAAGCTCGCGGTCCAGATCGGGTTCGCCGCGACCGCGCTGGCGCACACGTCTCCGCGGGCGCTGGTCGCCCTCTCCGCCGTGGCCGCGGTCTTCCTCGCGGCCGCGCGGCTGCCGGTGTGGCGGACGCTCGTCGCGTACCGGTTCGCGCTCGTCGTCGTCGCGATCGCGCCGCTGCTCTCGGCTGCGACGCTCGGCTCGCCGTGGATCGACGTCGACGCCGGCCTCGCGTCCGCCCGCGCCGGGTATCGCGTTCTGCTGGTGTTACTCGTCAGCGCCGCCTACGTGCGATCGACGCCGGTTCGCGACTCCCGCGCCGCGATTCAGCGGACGATCCCCGGCAAGCCCGGCCAGGTCCTCGGCGTCGGCGTCGCGCTCGTCTTCCGATTCCTCCCCGTTCTCCGGGCCGACTTCCGGACGATCCGAGATGCGATGGCCGCGCGGCTCGGAACCGAGCGAAGCGCCGTCGATCGGGCCGGAACGATCGGCGCGATCGGGCTCTCGCGAGCGTTCGATCGCGCCGATCGGCTCGCGCTCGCGCTGCAGGCGCGGTGTTTCGCGTGGAACCCGACCCTCCCGGCACTGTGGTTCGGTCCGCTCGATTACCTCGCGGTCGCGCTCGGGATCGCACTCGCGCTGTCCGCGCTGCTGTGA
- a CDS encoding NmrA/HSCARG family protein yields the protein MSQFSVLVVGATGRQGGAVANHLLSGEYGDFDVHALTRSPESDRAQALADRGATLVEGNLLDKASLTPAVETVDAVYCVTIEAESGTTPTEAGIEAEIEQGTNMAEVAAEIGIEQFVFSSVAGAERDTGIPNFESKYDIEQRIHGLGLPATILRPVTIMQNYERQREVILNGTLVSPLAEGVSMQMVDASDIGALAVTALATPEEYVGETVEVAGDEHTLESAAEVFTDVTETKVDAQHVPIEVAREEMGEVLAMMFEWINEYGYGVDVEALERDRNIDLTRLETYLREHDWDQ from the coding sequence ATGAGTCAGTTCAGCGTCTTAGTCGTCGGAGCGACTGGCCGCCAGGGTGGGGCGGTTGCTAACCACCTATTATCCGGCGAGTACGGCGACTTCGATGTCCACGCGTTGACGCGCAGTCCCGAGAGCGATCGCGCGCAGGCGCTTGCCGATCGGGGCGCGACGCTCGTTGAGGGAAACCTCCTGGATAAAGCCAGTCTCACGCCAGCGGTTGAGACCGTTGACGCGGTATACTGCGTCACGATTGAGGCTGAGAGCGGTACGACACCTACTGAGGCAGGGATTGAGGCTGAGATCGAGCAAGGAACGAACATGGCAGAGGTCGCGGCCGAAATCGGCATCGAGCAGTTCGTGTTTAGCTCCGTCGCCGGAGCCGAGCGCGACACCGGGATTCCTAACTTCGAGTCGAAGTACGACATCGAACAGCGAATTCACGGCCTTGGGCTTCCTGCAACGATCCTTCGCCCCGTCACGATCATGCAGAACTACGAGCGCCAGCGCGAAGTGATCCTGAACGGAACCCTTGTGTCCCCCCTGGCTGAGGGCGTCTCGATGCAGATGGTCGATGCCTCCGACATCGGCGCGCTCGCCGTCACTGCGTTGGCGACCCCCGAGGAATACGTTGGTGAGACCGTTGAAGTGGCCGGCGATGAGCACACGCTCGAAAGTGCGGCTGAAGTTTTCACTGACGTGACAGAGACTAAGGTTGACGCCCAGCACGTCCCGATCGAGGTCGCCCGTGAGGAGATGGGGGAGGTGTTAGCAATGATGTTCGAATGGATCAACGAGTACGGATACGGTGTCGATGTTGAGGCACTGGAACGTGACCGTAATATCGATCTTACCCGGCTTGAGACGTACCTTCGAGAACATGACTGGGACCAGTGA
- a CDS encoding helix-turn-helix domain-containing protein, with the protein MPSAQVKFKFSDGPGALSTERPDDEFRILATLPTRDGIQVVLEVQTFDTAAIIRHFDEASWLPSYDVLHADEQTLLIQYSHQFLPPLHRALLSSGPLLQYPLTLRDGWMFSDITTSHEQLSRLKDAFEAEGIPYEIGSVTQSTDPTDLLTDRQRRFITAAVEHGYYDSPRECTLTELAAALDVSKGGASRILHRAEGRIIKNFLGEPAV; encoded by the coding sequence ATGCCAAGTGCACAGGTTAAATTCAAATTCTCTGACGGGCCAGGCGCACTCTCAACCGAGCGCCCGGACGATGAGTTCCGGATTCTAGCGACCCTCCCGACAAGAGATGGCATTCAAGTAGTCCTCGAAGTTCAGACGTTTGACACCGCAGCCATCATTCGACACTTCGACGAAGCATCGTGGTTGCCGTCCTACGACGTGCTGCACGCCGATGAGCAGACGTTGCTCATTCAGTACTCCCACCAGTTCCTCCCCCCGCTGCATCGTGCACTTCTTTCCTCGGGGCCCCTCCTGCAGTATCCCCTGACCCTTCGAGATGGGTGGATGTTCAGTGACATAACTACTTCACACGAGCAGCTATCCCGACTCAAAGACGCATTCGAGGCCGAGGGGATCCCGTATGAAATCGGCTCGGTCACACAGTCAACCGACCCAACAGACCTACTGACGGATCGCCAACGGCGGTTCATTACCGCGGCGGTTGAGCACGGGTACTACGATAGCCCGCGCGAGTGCACGCTCACCGAGCTTGCGGCTGCGCTGGATGTCAGCAAAGGTGGAGCAAGTCGCATTCTCCACCGCGCTGAAGGCCGCATCATCAAGAACTTCCTCGGCGAACCAGCCGTGTGA
- a CDS encoding methyl-accepting chemotaxis protein gives MGKRNTFSPIGRLRGSFSLKLAVLFCIVLVIIATFGGLIYMQTGAALEKSTKDNMERSTVLQANTISEWVERTEEKTRHLSAADPVLRGDESEIESFLREERAESAGSIAAIHYFDANDRTVIGSSEDGVSTSAYADASVEWVTEGIATDEAGHVTVTHPYHDPVADVPAVAFVSSVPDDPDRVIVVVVDLETQTNQLERPSVSEGAFTHVVDSRGTVVMSHDKGDINTQNMGGDAELSVESMAVKRGIRGETGYLEMEMDAHGMMAMGYAPIPETNWVVMTHIPAEAAYALQDDITQSVLALVAFSLLGLGLIGAIVGRNTSRSIGRLVEQTEKLEDGDLDAELETSRSDEIGRLYDAFDSMRVSLREQIEEVERARQRAEQARDETTRLNRHLEQKADEYRTVMRECAEGDLTRRLDPESESEAMSDIAVEFNEMIAELEETTEQLSQFATAVAAASEEVTAGTEEVHSASEQVAGSIQEIADGAERQNENLQTIDAEMDGLSTTTEEIASSSNEVATLARRTAETGRTGRETAQNAIEGMGDISDESERAVAEIERLETEIEQIDELVESIGEVAEQTNMLALNANIEASRSANSGEGFSAVASEVKELAEETKVTAEDIENRIEAIKTQTGRTAEGVQRTSQQIADHREAVAEAVEALEEIARYAAETNDGVQEISAATEQQAASTQEVVSMIDEVSTISRETTNEAETVAAAGEEQTTALTEITHSANTLSQQASELSSKLDEFETDADIDLDRSFSADTIDVRDEGSAFDDLLQDRNATEGDESNADTDDRPAQSESGADRDDVFTFVDSTEADDIPVDDSDQKTER, from the coding sequence ATGGGGAAACGCAATACATTCTCTCCGATAGGGCGTCTCAGGGGGAGCTTTTCGCTCAAACTGGCAGTCCTGTTCTGCATCGTTCTCGTGATCATCGCCACGTTTGGCGGGCTCATCTACATGCAAACTGGCGCCGCTCTCGAGAAGAGCACGAAAGACAACATGGAACGGTCGACGGTGTTGCAAGCGAACACGATCAGCGAATGGGTCGAGCGGACGGAAGAGAAGACCCGACACCTTTCTGCGGCCGATCCCGTTCTGCGCGGCGACGAATCCGAGATCGAATCGTTCCTCCGGGAGGAACGTGCTGAGAGCGCCGGTTCCATCGCCGCGATCCACTACTTCGACGCGAACGATCGAACCGTGATCGGGAGCAGCGAGGACGGCGTCTCGACGAGCGCGTACGCGGATGCGTCCGTCGAGTGGGTGACCGAGGGGATCGCGACCGACGAGGCGGGACACGTGACCGTGACCCATCCCTACCACGATCCGGTGGCCGACGTGCCGGCGGTCGCGTTCGTCAGTTCGGTTCCGGACGACCCCGATCGAGTGATCGTGGTCGTCGTCGACCTCGAAACGCAGACGAACCAACTGGAGCGACCGTCCGTCTCGGAGGGAGCGTTCACCCACGTTGTCGACTCCCGGGGAACTGTCGTCATGAGCCACGACAAGGGGGACATCAACACCCAGAATATGGGGGGCGACGCCGAGCTCTCGGTCGAGTCGATGGCGGTCAAACGCGGCATCCGCGGTGAGACGGGCTACCTCGAGATGGAGATGGACGCCCACGGCATGATGGCCATGGGATACGCTCCGATCCCGGAGACCAACTGGGTCGTCATGACGCACATCCCCGCCGAAGCGGCGTACGCGCTCCAGGACGATATCACGCAGTCGGTGCTCGCGCTGGTGGCGTTCTCGCTGCTCGGGCTCGGGCTCATCGGTGCGATCGTCGGACGCAACACGTCCCGATCGATCGGCCGGCTGGTCGAACAGACCGAAAAGCTCGAAGACGGCGATCTCGACGCCGAACTCGAGACCAGTCGATCGGACGAGATCGGCCGGCTCTACGACGCGTTCGACAGCATGCGCGTCTCGCTGCGCGAGCAGATCGAGGAGGTCGAACGGGCGCGCCAGCGGGCCGAGCAGGCTCGGGACGAGACGACCCGTCTGAACCGTCACTTAGAGCAGAAGGCCGACGAGTACAGAACCGTGATGCGCGAGTGCGCCGAGGGCGATCTCACCCGTCGGCTGGACCCCGAAAGCGAGAGCGAGGCGATGTCGGACATCGCCGTCGAGTTCAACGAGATGATCGCCGAACTCGAGGAAACCACCGAGCAGCTCTCGCAGTTCGCGACCGCCGTCGCGGCGGCGAGCGAGGAAGTGACCGCCGGTACGGAGGAAGTCCACAGCGCGAGCGAGCAGGTCGCGGGATCCATCCAGGAGATCGCCGACGGCGCCGAGCGCCAGAACGAGAACCTGCAGACGATCGACGCCGAGATGGACGGGTTGTCGACGACGACCGAAGAGATCGCTTCCTCCTCGAACGAGGTCGCGACCCTCGCCAGGCGAACCGCCGAGACGGGCCGAACGGGTCGAGAGACCGCACAGAACGCCATCGAGGGGATGGGAGATATTTCGGACGAATCGGAGCGGGCCGTCGCGGAGATCGAGCGGCTCGAAACCGAGATCGAACAGATCGACGAGCTCGTCGAGAGTATCGGCGAGGTGGCCGAGCAGACGAACATGCTGGCGCTGAACGCCAACATCGAGGCCAGCCGCTCGGCCAACTCGGGCGAAGGGTTCTCCGCCGTCGCAAGCGAGGTCAAAGAACTCGCCGAAGAGACCAAAGTGACCGCCGAGGACATCGAGAACCGCATCGAGGCGATCAAGACCCAGACCGGACGCACGGCAGAAGGGGTACAGCGAACCAGCCAGCAGATCGCCGACCACCGCGAGGCGGTCGCGGAGGCGGTCGAGGCGCTTGAGGAAATCGCGAGGTACGCGGCCGAAACGAACGACGGCGTACAGGAGATCTCGGCCGCGACCGAACAGCAGGCGGCGTCGACGCAGGAAGTCGTCTCCATGATCGACGAGGTTTCGACCATCTCCAGGGAGACCACGAACGAGGCCGAGACCGTCGCCGCCGCCGGGGAGGAGCAGACGACCGCCCTCACCGAGATCACCCACTCGGCCAACACCCTCTCACAGCAGGCGTCGGAGCTGTCGTCGAAGCTCGACGAGTTCGAGACGGACGCGGACATCGACCTGGACCGATCGTTCTCCGCGGACACGATCGACGTCCGCGACGAGGGATCGGCGTTCGACGACCTGTTGCAGGATCGCAACGCGACCGAGGGCGACGAGTCGAACGCGGATACCGACGACCGACCCGCGCAGTCCGAATCCGGCGCCGACCGCGACGACGTGTTCACCTTCGTCGACTCGACCGAGGCGGACGACATCCCGGTCGACGACTCGGATCAGAAAACCGAGCGCTAA
- a CDS encoding DUF1428 domain-containing protein, with the protein MERYVDGFVLPIPNDKLDAYREIADEAGQLWIEHGALEYFEGVGDDMEPDMGDMSMRLFPQLAETGDDETVVFSFIVFESREHRDEVNAKVMDDPAMDPENYDEEMPVDLERMAYGGFRSIVSYEE; encoded by the coding sequence ATGGAACGATATGTCGATGGATTCGTCCTCCCGATCCCGAACGATAAGCTTGATGCGTACCGCGAAATAGCCGATGAGGCCGGACAGCTTTGGATCGAACACGGCGCCCTTGAGTATTTCGAAGGAGTGGGAGACGACATGGAGCCAGACATGGGCGACATGTCGATGCGGCTCTTCCCACAGCTCGCCGAAACCGGGGACGACGAAACGGTCGTGTTCTCATTTATTGTGTTCGAATCTCGAGAGCACCGAGACGAGGTGAACGCAAAGGTAATGGATGATCCCGCGATGGACCCGGAAAACTACGATGAGGAGATGCCCGTCGACCTCGAGCGCATGGCGTACGGCGGCTTCCGCTCCATCGTCAGCTACGAGGAGTGA